From the genome of Canis lupus familiaris isolate Mischka breed German Shepherd chromosome 8, alternate assembly UU_Cfam_GSD_1.0, whole genome shotgun sequence, one region includes:
- the AKAP5 gene encoding A-kinase anchor protein 5 has product METTVSEIQVESKDEKRPTEVSPQDERQEERASVLCFKRRKKATKAMKPKASSEAAGATMKCPPEAEASDQPQPPGGAWASIKRLVTRRKRSESSKQQKLFEAKVQPEISAEDADLSKKKAKSGLKIPCIKFSKGEKRSNHSKIIEDSDCSIRVQGEAEHLDTKAAAQSDDQATKTKLPQDVSKDVSRKGGDEICEPKVSNSTTTPGEKVISVELGLDTRHSAVHPGTLILEGDTETIEEKQSVQPPQASALETSETEQPPVVSDVLPSPTIPDQQIVEEARSNILESEPNWEEHESREVVAEESEPKDTELSQESELRENEVTAEKPKPEESKRMEPIAIIITDTEISEFDVKKSKNVPKQFLISIENEQVGVFANDSGFEGRTSEQYETLLIETASSLVKNAIQLSIEQLVNEMASDDNKMNNLLQ; this is encoded by the coding sequence ATGGAGACCACAGTTTCTGAAATTCAAGTTGAAAGCAAGGATGAGAAGAGACCAACAGAAGTTAGTCCTCAAGATGAGAGGCAAGAGGAAAGAGCATCAGTGCTTTGcttcaagagaagaaagaaagcaaccaAAGCAATGAAGCCCAAGGCTAGCTCTGAAGCTGCTGGGGCAACAATGAAGTGTCCACCAGAAGCAGAAGCTTCCGATCAGCCACAGCCCCCAGGGGGTGCCTGGGCCTCAATCAAACGTCTTGTAACACGCAGGAAAAGGTCAGAATCTTCAAAGCAGCAAAAGCTCTTTGAGGCTAaagtacaacctgaaatcagtGCTGAGGATGCTGATCTTtctaagaaaaaggcaaaatccGGACTTAAGATTCCTTGCATAAAATtctcaaaaggagagaaaagaagtaatCATTCCAAAATTATAGAAGACTCAGACTGCAGCATCAGAGTCCAGGGAGAGGCAGAACATTTGGATACAAAAGCTGCAGCCCAATCAGATGACCAGGCAACAAAGACCAAGTTGCCCCAGGATGTAAGTAAAGACGTCTCACGGAAAGGAGGTGATGAGATCTGTGAACCAAAGGTGAGCAACAGCACAACTACACCTGGAGAAAAAGTGATTTCAGTAGAACTTGGGTTAGATACCAGGCATTCTGCTGTTCACCCAGGAACTCTAATCCTTGAAGGAGATACTGAAACGATTGAGGAAAAACAGAGTGTTCAACCCCCACAAGCAAGCGCACTTGAAACTTCAGAAACAGAACAGCCACCAGTGGTTTCCGATGTTCTTCCCTCACCTACAATCCCAGATCAGCAAATTGTGGAAGAAGCTAGAAGCAATATCCTAGAAAGTGAACCAAATTGGGAAGAGCACGAAAGTAGAGAAGTTGTAGCCGAGGAGAGTGAGCCTAAAGATACTGAACTGAGCCAGGAATCTGAGCTGAGAGAAAATGAGGTCACTGCAGAGAAACCCAAaccagaagaaagcaaaagaatggagccaattgctattattattacagaCACTGAAATCAGTGAATTTGATGttaagaaatctaaaaatgtCCCTAAGCAATTCTTAATTTCTATTGAAAATGAGCAAGTAGGGGTTTTTGCTAATGATAGTGGTTTTGAGGGTAGAACTTCAGAACAGTATGAAACACTCTTAATAGAAACAGCTTCTTCTCTTGTTAAGAATGCCATCCAATTGTCTATAGAACAGCTGGTTAATGAAATGGCCTCTGatgataataaaatgaacaatctTCTACAGTGA